One stretch of Pedobacter riviphilus DNA includes these proteins:
- a CDS encoding ABC transporter permease subunit yields the protein MQLLKTIFLFEFRLLARQKFILLLIGFFFLTGIYSIYYGYHFTEKQLAAIDSLESGYQKKYKEIEAAFSADTTTAEGKILFNQAGIPSVIEYKNPLIAVCKPQLISILSIGQSDLQPYYDVITRRRNFMQGSNAEISNPEMLASGNFDLAYVIIFLLPILAIALSYNTWSKEKEQQTDKLLSLQGIYLRKIISYKLVFRFLLVGLMVWLLSIIGFISSATLIPFDLSAALFWLLSTSAYLFFWFAITFFILRLGKSSVHNALYLLGLWCALLILLPALCNTVVRLYYPIPLKTGAAVALRENSEAIWAMPHKLLIDTFYLNNPKYSPLREAADTSETSNKRFAAYYDLLGRRMTQAIENYNQYPAAQNEANLCLSWFNPAIKTQYLLNGIAGTGLNDYLSYQRQVNDFQKTWVDFMTGYVISDKKLLLSDLKDLPQFKLKFLKNKYPEIAVGILYLSGISFCIIFLSRKITVKI from the coding sequence ATGCAGCTGCTTAAAACCATCTTTTTATTTGAATTCAGACTGCTTGCCAGGCAAAAATTTATCTTGTTACTGATCGGTTTTTTCTTCCTGACCGGAATTTATAGCATTTACTATGGTTATCATTTTACTGAAAAGCAGTTAGCAGCTATAGATAGCCTGGAAAGCGGATATCAAAAAAAATATAAAGAAATAGAGGCCGCTTTTTCGGCAGATACTACTACTGCGGAAGGTAAAATTCTGTTTAACCAGGCTGGCATTCCTTCAGTAATTGAGTATAAAAACCCTTTAATTGCTGTGTGTAAGCCTCAATTAATAAGCATTTTATCAATTGGACAAAGCGATCTGCAACCTTATTACGATGTGATTACCCGCCGACGCAATTTTATGCAGGGCTCGAATGCCGAAATCTCAAATCCAGAAATGTTAGCGTCGGGTAATTTTGATCTGGCTTATGTGATTATTTTCCTGCTACCGATACTGGCTATTGCATTAAGCTACAATACCTGGTCTAAAGAGAAAGAGCAACAAACCGATAAATTACTTTCATTACAGGGAATTTATTTAAGAAAGATTATCAGTTACAAACTTGTTTTTCGCTTCCTCCTGGTTGGTTTAATGGTTTGGCTATTGAGTATCATCGGATTTATCAGTTCAGCCACACTTATTCCATTTGATCTTAGCGCAGCTCTATTTTGGCTGTTGAGCACCAGTGCTTATCTTTTTTTCTGGTTTGCTATTACCTTTTTTATATTGAGGCTGGGAAAAAGTTCTGTGCATAATGCCCTCTATCTTTTGGGCCTGTGGTGCGCCCTGTTGATCTTATTGCCAGCTTTATGTAATACAGTTGTACGCTTGTACTACCCCATTCCTTTAAAAACCGGAGCTGCAGTGGCTTTGAGAGAAAACAGTGAAGCCATTTGGGCCATGCCGCATAAATTACTGATCGATACTTTTTACCTGAACAATCCTAAATACAGCCCTTTAAGGGAAGCAGCAGATACAAGCGAGACCAGTAATAAACGCTTTGCAGCTTATTACGATCTTTTGGGCAGGCGTATGACACAGGCTATTGAAAACTACAATCAATATCCTGCTGCACAGAACGAAGCCAATCTATGTTTAAGCTGGTTTAACCCGGCAATTAAAACACAATACTTACTGAACGGAATAGCTGGCACAGGTCTTAACGATTATCTCTCTTATCAAAGACAGGTAAACGATTTTCAAAAAACATGGGTTGATTTTATGACTGGTTATGTTATTTCGGATAAAAAACTATTATTAAGTGATTTAAAGGATCTACCTCAATTTAAACTTAAATTTTTAAAAAATAAATACCCAGAGATTGCTGTAGGTATTTTATACCTCTCTGGCATCAGTTTCTGCATCATATTTCTTTCCAGGAAAATCACTGTTAAAATATAA
- a CDS encoding lanthionine synthetase LanC family protein, with amino-acid sequence MFTVEEIKRLKDQLYEIYGELISSLKENKQEIWWQTPFYINPDEYEFRESYDLFNGNCGIILFFLELYQFDGNSDHLRIVDKGMHRILNANAVQHPKFFALYTGLGGVIYTCLKVFEVAGNTFYKEKALELTLAHKEELTAGLSKADLLSGYSGNLLMLTLLYHHTGDNEVLNMISLLIERLITEARISEQGLKWDYSSSKKAYDSMTGFSHGAAGIALVLMQVGQYFKASGLNYLADEALKYEMQYYYSPAKNWLDLRLGPHRLNKADVHEWKLQTFLAEMTDVNAWAHGAAGVGITRQMALQLTKQKQYRLSCSNALQRCLDDLEKLDRTDFTLVSGYCGMIPLLLNHKMKAQIVLILDKAKMLYQKTNSYNTYVSCGCDDYGLLSGKSGIGYIILNVLNNKTTNSILTPELPKNYGKSIFEDNYTEKQVKKSVFSKYYTRTLEELKAVDSTIFDVKDINEFKMKLELLVLASSNTRIQKIFDLEGKLVDLWKQHKGYFSFEQKYRYLYKMANESLSITDQALMAKSFGLSGHIELYHHHDDLNDPNVLLLISEGSGIKELSVGVFAAMIINTISKKRLTGVELVKSIQALLFEENPTKKSLTGLENKVVKQIRLLIKVGFVMVHWVDKTG; translated from the coding sequence ATGTTTACTGTAGAAGAAATCAAAAGACTGAAAGATCAGCTATATGAAATTTATGGTGAATTAATTTCCAGTTTAAAAGAAAATAAGCAGGAAATCTGGTGGCAAACGCCGTTTTACATCAATCCGGATGAGTATGAATTCAGGGAAAGTTACGACCTTTTTAACGGTAACTGTGGTATTATCCTATTCTTTTTGGAATTATACCAGTTCGATGGAAACAGTGATCATTTAAGGATAGTGGACAAAGGGATGCACCGAATCTTAAATGCCAATGCCGTACAGCATCCAAAGTTTTTCGCACTTTATACCGGATTAGGTGGTGTGATTTATACCTGTTTAAAGGTTTTTGAGGTTGCGGGCAATACTTTTTACAAAGAAAAAGCGCTTGAACTCACTTTGGCCCATAAAGAGGAATTAACAGCAGGTTTATCGAAAGCAGATCTTCTAAGCGGCTATAGTGGTAATTTATTGATGTTGACCTTACTTTACCATCATACTGGTGATAATGAGGTATTAAATATGATTAGTTTATTGATTGAAAGGCTGATTACAGAAGCGCGGATATCAGAACAGGGTTTAAAATGGGATTATTCCAGTTCAAAAAAAGCTTATGATAGCATGACTGGCTTTTCGCATGGTGCAGCTGGTATTGCCTTGGTTTTAATGCAGGTTGGTCAATATTTTAAAGCCAGCGGTTTGAACTATCTTGCAGATGAAGCCCTAAAATATGAGATGCAATATTATTACAGCCCAGCGAAAAACTGGTTGGATCTGCGTCTTGGGCCGCACCGCTTAAATAAGGCCGATGTACATGAGTGGAAACTGCAAACCTTTTTAGCTGAAATGACCGATGTAAATGCCTGGGCCCATGGTGCGGCCGGAGTTGGCATTACAAGGCAAATGGCATTGCAGCTTACCAAACAGAAACAGTACCGATTAAGCTGCAGCAATGCGCTGCAACGGTGTTTGGATGATTTAGAAAAGTTAGACCGCACAGATTTTACTTTGGTGAGCGGTTACTGTGGTATGATTCCGCTTCTACTAAACCATAAGATGAAAGCCCAAATTGTTCTGATCTTGGATAAAGCCAAAATGCTTTACCAAAAAACAAATAGTTATAATACCTACGTTTCATGCGGATGTGACGATTACGGATTACTCTCCGGAAAATCTGGTATTGGTTATATCATCCTGAATGTTTTGAATAATAAAACTACCAACAGCATACTAACACCAGAATTGCCTAAAAATTATGGAAAATCTATTTTTGAAGATAACTATACCGAAAAACAGGTTAAAAAATCAGTTTTTTCAAAATACTATACCAGAACATTGGAGGAATTAAAAGCTGTTGATTCAACAATTTTTGATGTTAAAGATATCAATGAGTTTAAAATGAAACTGGAATTGCTGGTGTTGGCATCCAGTAATACAAGAATTCAAAAAATATTCGATTTGGAAGGCAAGCTGGTTGACTTGTGGAAACAGCACAAAGGCTATTTCAGTTTCGAACAGAAATACAGGTATTTGTATAAAATGGCCAACGAAAGCCTTTCTATAACCGATCAGGCTTTGATGGCCAAATCTTTCGGCTTAAGCGGGCATATAGAACTTTATCACCACCACGATGATTTGAATGATCCAAATGTTCTTTTATTGATCAGTGAAGGGAGTGGAATAAAGGAGTTAAGCGTGGGTGTGTTTGCCGCGATGATTATAAATACAATTTCTAAGAAAAGATTAACAGGAGTAGAGCTTGTAAAGTCGATTCAAGCTCTTCTTTTTGAAGAGAATCCAACTAAAAAGTCTTTGACTGGGTTAGAAAACAAAGTAGTTAAACAGATCCGGTTGTTGATTAAGGTCGGCTTTGTAATGGTTCATTGGGTAGATAAAACCGGTTAA
- a CDS encoding ABC transporter permease subunit: MHKKDFATWLMLIKKELLLNYRNKTIMISTIIIWILFIAATICTILNYQTDHKQRQSANTLFRQQWEHQKRNPHDAGHFGTYLFKPVNLLNAFDTGINDFTGSTYRVEAHIQHEISDDEAVNNDTAMRFGKLTFALILQLLIPLFLLFNTSTSITNEKESGTLKMLLAQGLSSRKIIWAKVWANYLLIAAIVLPVFIFMAGAVLSSTDSALLLPRLGWILITFSLYFLIISLAGTLISAISSHSGKALLMALCLWIFTGIIFPKIITGIANRSYPLMSRATFSDLVEQGYRKGLTGNDPYAARGERYINSLLKKYQADSVAALPFNINGLTLQFNEDYRSMVFNHYFKSVEKSFDQQQHFLTISGIFDPFLSTKRLSMALAGSDFYHHQQFFKQAQTYRNALIRRLNMQLAMHGKGVKGEYIVGPEYFSRLKDFKYQLPELNQVLNLRKVAFLSLAGWILMLVLFLQFIASRYLAYHYAAA, from the coding sequence ATGCATAAAAAGGATTTTGCCACTTGGTTAATGCTGATCAAAAAAGAATTATTGCTGAATTATCGGAATAAGACGATTATGATTTCGACTATTATAATATGGATATTGTTTATAGCTGCTACTATATGTACAATTTTAAATTACCAGACTGATCATAAGCAACGTCAGTCTGCAAATACACTTTTCAGGCAACAATGGGAACACCAGAAGCGAAATCCGCATGATGCAGGCCATTTCGGAACCTACCTGTTTAAGCCTGTTAACCTGCTCAATGCTTTTGATACTGGCATTAACGATTTTACAGGCAGTACCTACCGGGTTGAAGCTCATATACAGCACGAAATCAGCGATGACGAAGCGGTGAATAATGATACAGCCATGCGTTTCGGAAAACTCACCTTCGCACTTATTCTACAATTACTAATCCCTCTATTTTTACTGTTCAATACCTCTACCAGCATTACCAATGAAAAGGAAAGCGGAACGCTTAAAATGCTGTTAGCCCAGGGCCTGAGTAGCCGGAAGATTATCTGGGCGAAAGTTTGGGCTAATTACCTGCTCATTGCAGCGATTGTGTTACCTGTTTTTATATTCATGGCTGGAGCAGTTTTATCTTCAACCGATTCTGCCCTATTATTGCCCAGATTGGGATGGATCCTGATTACTTTTTCATTGTATTTCCTCATCATCTCATTGGCTGGTACCCTCATTTCAGCCATCAGCAGCCACTCTGGCAAGGCATTGTTAATGGCTTTATGCCTATGGATTTTTACCGGGATCATCTTTCCCAAAATAATTACAGGTATTGCAAACCGAAGTTATCCATTAATGTCGCGCGCAACTTTTAGCGACCTGGTTGAACAAGGTTATAGAAAAGGTTTAACCGGAAACGATCCTTATGCAGCACGCGGCGAGCGCTATATCAATAGCTTATTAAAAAAATATCAGGCAGATAGCGTTGCGGCATTACCTTTTAATATAAATGGTTTAACACTTCAGTTTAATGAAGATTACCGAAGCATGGTTTTTAACCATTATTTTAAATCGGTTGAAAAGAGCTTTGATCAACAGCAGCATTTTTTAACTATCTCCGGAATTTTCGATCCTTTTCTGTCCACAAAACGTTTATCGATGGCTTTGGCAGGATCAGATTTTTATCATCACCAACAATTCTTTAAACAGGCCCAAACTTACCGAAACGCGCTCATCAGGCGGCTGAACATGCAACTGGCTATGCACGGTAAGGGTGTTAAGGGCGAATACATTGTTGGGCCGGAATACTTTAGCAGGCTTAAAGATTTTAAATATCAACTGCCTGAGCTTAACCAGGTATTAAACTTAAGAAAGGTAGCTTTTTTATCGCTGGCCGGCTGGATTTTGATGCTTGTATTATTTCTCCAATTTATTGCTTCACGTTATTTAGCCTATCATTATGCAGCTGCTTAA
- a CDS encoding TonB-dependent receptor plug domain-containing protein: MKKTLYLILLLFISVQQVFAQHEKRNRSTQDSVIKTRQLNEVRIDGQKAVKLKKDTLSNTLRMQVPLLQMPQNIISISSALIQQQGALQLKDMARNASGIYFGYNSSPFDNSASIKVRGFNAATTINGMPNRLVLGQHWMMNH; the protein is encoded by the coding sequence ATGAAGAAAACACTTTACCTGATTTTACTCTTATTTATTTCGGTACAACAGGTTTTTGCACAGCACGAAAAACGGAATAGATCAACGCAGGATTCTGTCATCAAAACACGTCAGCTTAATGAAGTCCGTATTGATGGTCAGAAAGCTGTTAAACTCAAAAAAGATACCCTCTCCAACACCTTAAGGATGCAGGTTCCCCTGTTGCAGATGCCACAGAATATCATCAGTATTTCTTCAGCCCTGATACAGCAACAGGGTGCATTGCAGTTAAAAGATATGGCCAGAAATGCCAGTGGTATTTATTTTGGTTATAACAGTTCGCCTTTTGATAACTCGGCATCAATAAAAGTAAGGGGATTTAATGCCGCTACCACAATTAACGGTATGCCAAACCGCCTGGTTCTGGGGCAACACTGGATGATGAATCATTAA
- a CDS encoding thiopeptide-type bacteriocin biosynthesis protein, whose translation MEEHKEKWFSLYIFYHENADRLLIELIHPFIRQWRRPWFFIRYWERGNHIRLRLKAAENEHSAIIKALSPGNAAIKTIQTARYEPEIDRYGNYESIVWAEQYFECSSHYVLNWIVKREANQSIITQAIKLHLSLLHTLKWDEETLMAVCNFFLDGWLPKLYNSTDPREEQRTFWLSQFEKVFVPLKNQTLQAGKQFWQQLNQDIVDDDLMEYLSKTTKVICSYQKIDFEKTRCFR comes from the coding sequence ATGGAAGAGCATAAAGAAAAGTGGTTTTCATTATATATTTTTTATCATGAAAATGCTGACAGGCTTTTGATAGAACTTATCCATCCTTTTATCCGGCAATGGCGCAGGCCCTGGTTTTTTATCCGTTATTGGGAGAGAGGGAATCATATCCGTTTGAGGTTAAAAGCGGCAGAAAACGAACATAGTGCTATTATTAAAGCATTAAGCCCGGGTAATGCAGCTATTAAAACTATTCAGACAGCCAGATATGAACCCGAAATAGACAGGTACGGAAATTACGAAAGTATAGTCTGGGCAGAACAATATTTTGAATGTTCTTCTCATTATGTATTGAATTGGATCGTAAAAAGAGAGGCAAATCAGTCGATCATTACCCAGGCTATAAAGCTGCATCTATCATTACTTCACACTTTAAAGTGGGATGAAGAAACTTTAATGGCCGTATGTAATTTCTTTTTAGATGGCTGGTTACCAAAATTATACAACTCAACCGATCCGAGGGAAGAACAGCGGACATTTTGGTTAAGCCAGTTTGAAAAAGTTTTTGTTCCGCTGAAAAATCAAACGCTCCAGGCAGGCAAGCAGTTTTGGCAGCAACTTAACCAGGATATTGTGGATGATGATTTAATGGAATATTTATCAAAAACGACTAAAGTGATATGTTCGTACCAAAAGATTGATTTTGAAAAAACAAGATGTTTCAGGTGA
- a CDS encoding lantibiotic dehydratase — MSLQIFPYSLVRYAGLHHQLFDNLKFNDTEKLLKSLGALINEKEQLKNCFCDALYPIITEQQDDKVRQLLINIKRQIFNDKKINNGHILHLPQTVINNLQSYLDKAEELAFFLEEKALKFEEEQDLNRKWLQQMALNPELQNGLLLSSPLLYEQLKNFVKKDSRSFKQKEQRILFSLLRYLSRMAFKTSPFSSFTYTGLMTLDQSGTSENPGAVAQVNSRLKLNNSIFEYLKAIIKKHPLLNEHLFVKLNLTAEIKEDKICFLSNFNNIESFQQINANSLQLIVYQHLDGYHKPVTLKNLIDQCAIYLENPSHESIKIYLIKLVESGMLEMNPGFSGMDEHWDDKLLLFLKNLKREEPSVLAIIALFERLKDYRRVYQGTGLFERYNILQQAEKQLNAVFADLQQEAGLPLYSAASDGKLMAETPEITAFSMHQFVPYYFSARHIFYEDCFTSESLVLPGQPVEDFVSKTDELISYLLPLDVMRNEREKMIGFFLKQYSNDEAVALTTFYKDYYLYVKKPEKEHKTEEGLDFSALRRWKEAIMAKIDQLDHANENLIRFNADFFADLPKSQNLAQKSSLGMFVQFSDNEDGFSGVINALLPGMGKVSGRFLSLFDPEVTLSFVQYNEKLFPDQMKLELNDASTFNANIHPPLLAHELELPGGNNIYPLAQRFNIRDLKVRYNKERKALSLHSADLELFSYDLSLESFYNRSNLYQLLAHFNPDARVSLQPFIQLVDRFYLDKYPVPAPDIFVLPRIVYAENVVIRRKTWRIKTEIIPLQGLAEADFTYFIRLNNWLDRNKIPKEIFIFLRKRAYQAKPEGKREGLHDDYKPQYLSFTHPLLVGMFKKLLLRAGEYITLEEVFPKPDQNTVREYLIQWYNN, encoded by the coding sequence ATGAGCTTACAGATTTTTCCTTATTCATTGGTGCGTTATGCCGGATTGCACCATCAACTTTTTGACAATTTGAAGTTTAATGATACTGAAAAATTGCTAAAATCTTTAGGAGCGCTCATTAATGAAAAAGAGCAGCTAAAAAACTGCTTTTGTGATGCTTTATATCCGATCATCACTGAGCAGCAAGATGATAAAGTAAGACAACTGTTAATTAACATTAAAAGACAGATATTCAATGATAAAAAGATAAATAATGGACATATCCTTCACTTGCCGCAGACGGTAATAAATAATCTGCAAAGCTACCTGGATAAAGCTGAAGAGTTGGCTTTTTTTTTGGAAGAAAAGGCATTAAAATTCGAAGAAGAGCAGGATTTGAACCGGAAATGGCTGCAGCAAATGGCACTCAATCCAGAACTTCAGAACGGGCTTTTGCTTTCCAGTCCGCTGCTTTACGAACAGCTAAAAAATTTTGTAAAAAAAGACAGCCGTAGCTTTAAACAAAAGGAGCAGCGTATCCTGTTCAGTTTGCTAAGGTACCTCAGCAGGATGGCTTTTAAAACCTCGCCGTTTAGCAGTTTCACCTATACAGGATTAATGACTTTAGATCAGTCGGGTACATCTGAAAACCCGGGAGCTGTTGCGCAGGTTAATAGCCGGTTAAAATTAAACAACTCCATATTCGAGTATCTTAAAGCCATTATCAAAAAGCATCCCTTATTAAATGAGCATTTGTTTGTTAAATTAAACTTAACTGCAGAAATAAAGGAAGATAAAATCTGTTTTCTGAGTAATTTCAACAACATCGAATCTTTTCAGCAGATCAACGCAAATTCCTTACAATTAATTGTTTACCAACATCTTGATGGTTATCACAAACCTGTTACCCTGAAAAATCTAATCGATCAATGTGCGATTTATTTGGAAAATCCCAGCCACGAAAGTATAAAGATCTACCTGATCAAGCTGGTTGAAAGCGGTATGCTCGAAATGAATCCCGGATTTTCCGGGATGGATGAGCATTGGGACGATAAGCTATTGCTTTTTCTTAAGAACTTAAAAAGAGAAGAACCCTCGGTTTTAGCGATCATTGCGCTTTTTGAACGTCTGAAAGATTATAGAAGAGTATACCAAGGCACTGGTCTTTTTGAGCGGTATAATATTCTCCAACAAGCCGAGAAGCAGCTGAATGCAGTTTTTGCCGATCTGCAGCAGGAAGCTGGCCTTCCTTTGTATAGCGCTGCATCAGATGGGAAATTGATGGCTGAAACTCCCGAAATAACTGCTTTTTCAATGCATCAATTTGTGCCTTATTATTTTTCGGCCAGGCATATTTTTTACGAAGATTGTTTTACTTCGGAGAGTTTAGTGCTTCCAGGTCAACCTGTTGAAGATTTTGTATCGAAAACCGATGAACTGATCAGTTATTTGCTTCCGCTCGATGTAATGAGGAATGAACGGGAAAAAATGATCGGTTTCTTTCTGAAGCAATACTCAAATGATGAAGCCGTAGCCCTAACTACTTTTTACAAAGACTATTATCTCTACGTTAAAAAGCCAGAAAAAGAGCATAAAACGGAAGAAGGACTTGATTTTTCAGCACTCAGGCGTTGGAAAGAGGCTATTATGGCAAAAATTGATCAATTAGATCATGCTAACGAAAATCTGATCAGGTTTAACGCTGATTTTTTTGCTGATCTGCCAAAAAGCCAAAATTTGGCTCAAAAATCATCGCTGGGTATGTTTGTTCAGTTTTCGGACAACGAAGATGGTTTTTCGGGTGTTATCAATGCGCTTTTACCCGGCATGGGCAAAGTAAGCGGCAGGTTTTTGTCATTGTTTGATCCAGAGGTTACCCTAAGTTTTGTTCAGTACAACGAAAAGCTTTTTCCCGATCAGATGAAGCTAGAGCTTAACGATGCTTCAACATTCAATGCCAATATTCACCCGCCTCTATTGGCGCACGAACTCGAGCTTCCCGGAGGAAATAATATATACCCCTTAGCTCAACGGTTTAATATCCGCGACTTAAAAGTCAGATATAATAAGGAAAGAAAGGCGCTTAGCTTACATTCTGCCGATTTGGAATTATTTAGCTACGATTTAAGCCTGGAGTCTTTTTATAATCGGTCTAACCTTTACCAGCTACTTGCACATTTCAATCCCGATGCCCGCGTATCATTACAACCTTTCATCCAACTAGTCGACCGGTTTTATCTTGATAAATACCCGGTTCCAGCACCGGATATATTTGTTCTGCCAAGAATTGTTTATGCAGAAAATGTGGTGATCAGGCGAAAAACGTGGCGGATAAAAACCGAAATCATCCCGCTTCAGGGACTTGCCGAAGCAGATTTCACTTACTTTATCAGACTAAATAATTGGCTTGACCGCAATAAAATACCCAAAGAGATTTTTATTTTTTTACGAAAACGTGCCTATCAGGCAAAACCAGAAGGAAAACGGGAAGGACTGCATGATGATTATAAACCGCAATATCTTTCTTTTACCCATCCTTTGCTAGTTGGTATGTTCAAAAAACTGCTTTTAAGGGCAGGAGAATACATCACCTTAGAAGAGGTTTTTCCCAAACCTGATCAGAATACGGTGCGCGAATACCTCATTCAATGGTACAATAACTGA
- a CDS encoding peptidase domain-containing ABC transporter — translation MFKDFIRRNKYPFYKQPDAMDCGPVCLKMVAAYYGKNLSMQYLRKLCQIGKQGTNLLNLIDAADNMGFKTLAAELPFDKLKNVPLPCILHWQKEHYVVLYEVNDQYIYLADPALNSKVKLRIDDFLAGWAISAENKTGRALLLQPDRTFDDLKEDPEHKTSLWSLLPYLKMHRKNWLPILVSLILASGFSLTIPLLTQMVVDKGISAKNTNLLLLICLGQLMLFSGRMLMDFMRARILFRIGAKTSIIMLKDFLAKLMKLPFSFFDNRQAGDNMQRVNDNQRIEEFLTNFLINFILSAITLLVLGGVLFYYNWQICLLFTIGAGISILWSNSFQQKRKIIDQKKFKVLSSNQQLLLEIFYAMQEIKLTGSEEDKKDLWENLQDQSFDLKLEALQLDQRMQGVGSFINEVKNVLITYAAAMLVINDQITLGGMLAVTYVCGQLNAPVNQLVEFSRVSQNTKFSLMRMEEVQQEEEEDLELKEELKSPSPVDISLKKVSFQYGSRHSPFVLKNIDLLIPARKITAIVGMSGSGKTTLIKLLLKFYGLTGGEINLGKQNIAQVNAKSWRKHCGVVMQDGYVFMDSIANNIFAGAVTKDYERLYEAAKMANMHDFFSSMPFGYDTVVGRDGYGLSEGQKQRLLIARMIYRNPDYVFLDEATNALDAQNERSIVNNLNTFFKGKTVLIVAHRLSTVKHADQIIVLHQGEVQEQGTHESLLLKKGSYYNLIKNQLELGK, via the coding sequence ATGTTTAAAGATTTTATCCGTAGAAATAAGTACCCGTTTTATAAGCAGCCCGATGCAATGGATTGTGGCCCTGTATGTTTGAAAATGGTCGCAGCTTATTACGGCAAAAATCTTTCGATGCAATATTTAAGGAAGCTGTGCCAGATCGGTAAACAGGGAACAAACCTGCTCAATCTGATCGATGCCGCTGACAATATGGGTTTTAAAACCCTTGCTGCAGAACTACCTTTCGATAAATTGAAAAACGTTCCGTTGCCATGTATACTGCATTGGCAGAAAGAACATTATGTTGTGCTTTATGAAGTAAATGATCAATATATTTATCTGGCCGATCCTGCTTTAAACAGTAAGGTTAAACTTCGCATTGACGATTTTCTTGCTGGCTGGGCAATCAGTGCAGAAAATAAAACTGGAAGAGCTTTGCTGCTGCAGCCCGACCGTACTTTTGATGATTTAAAGGAAGACCCCGAGCATAAAACTTCGCTATGGTCATTGCTGCCTTACCTCAAAATGCACCGCAAAAACTGGTTACCGATACTGGTGAGTTTAATATTGGCCAGCGGCTTTTCGCTTACTATACCGTTGCTTACTCAAATGGTGGTTGATAAAGGCATCAGTGCCAAAAACACCAACCTGCTTTTGTTGATATGTTTAGGTCAGTTAATGCTCTTTTCGGGTCGGATGCTGATGGATTTTATGCGTGCCAGGATATTGTTCCGCATTGGTGCCAAAACAAGCATCATTATGCTAAAAGATTTTTTAGCCAAATTGATGAAACTGCCTTTTTCTTTCTTTGATAACCGACAGGCGGGTGATAATATGCAAAGGGTAAATGATAATCAGCGTATAGAAGAGTTCTTAACTAATTTTCTGATCAATTTTATCCTTTCGGCTATTACTTTATTGGTACTTGGTGGGGTATTATTTTATTATAACTGGCAGATATGCCTGCTTTTCACTATAGGGGCAGGGATCAGCATCTTGTGGTCCAACTCTTTTCAGCAGAAACGTAAAATCATCGATCAAAAGAAATTTAAGGTCCTTTCTTCCAATCAGCAATTGCTTTTGGAGATTTTTTATGCCATGCAGGAAATCAAACTCACCGGCAGCGAAGAAGATAAAAAAGACCTTTGGGAAAACCTTCAGGATCAGTCGTTTGACTTAAAACTTGAAGCGCTTCAGCTCGATCAGCGCATGCAAGGGGTGGGGTCTTTTATCAATGAGGTAAAAAACGTATTGATCACTTATGCTGCAGCTATGCTGGTAATCAATGATCAGATTACACTGGGTGGCATGCTTGCCGTTACTTATGTATGCGGTCAGCTTAATGCGCCCGTAAATCAGTTGGTCGAATTTTCGAGGGTATCTCAAAACACCAAATTCAGTTTGATGCGAATGGAGGAAGTTCAGCAGGAAGAGGAAGAAGACCTCGAACTAAAAGAAGAATTGAAAAGCCCTAGTCCAGTTGATATTTCATTGAAAAAGGTCTCTTTTCAGTACGGCAGCAGGCATTCTCCTTTTGTTTTGAAAAATATCGACCTCTTAATTCCTGCCCGGAAAATTACAGCGATTGTGGGCATGAGCGGTAGTGGTAAAACAACACTCATTAAGCTCTTATTGAAATTTTATGGCTTAACCGGAGGCGAAATAAACCTGGGCAAGCAAAATATAGCTCAAGTGAATGCGAAATCGTGGCGAAAACACTGTGGGGTAGTTATGCAGGATGGTTACGTATTTATGGATTCTATCGCCAATAACATTTTTGCAGGAGCGGTTACAAAAGATTACGAAAGACTTTATGAAGCTGCTAAAATGGCCAATATGCACGATTTTTTCTCTTCCATGCCATTTGGTTACGATACTGTGGTTGGCAGGGATGGTTATGGGCTTAGCGAAGGACAGAAGCAACGTCTGTTAATTGCCAGGATGATTTACCGTAATCCTGATTATGTATTTCTGGATGAAGCCACAAACGCACTTGATGCACAGAATGAGCGATCGATCGTAAATAACCTGAATACTTTTTTTAAAGGCAAAACGGTACTGATTGTAGCACACAGGCTAAGTACCGTTAAACATGCCGATCAGATTATAGTGCTGCATCAGGGCGAAGTCCAGGAACAGGGCACCCATGAAAGTTTGCTTCTTAAAAAAGGAAGCTATTATAACCTGATCAAAAACCAACTCGAACTGGGCAAATAA